The following proteins are encoded in a genomic region of Cryptomeria japonica chromosome 11, Sugi_1.0, whole genome shotgun sequence:
- the LOC131073590 gene encoding uncharacterized protein LOC131073590 has protein sequence MVDAIAICGAGFKAPSDSEISGPILIESVADVKATLGEHREIWKKKGCTIMTDGWTDRRNRTLLNFLVSSAGGTMFIKSIDASAHSKNATYLCEVIEEVIYEVGEENVVQVVTDNAANYVAAGKLLMERHPSIFWSPCAAHCIDLMLEDIAKIAWIRTCVEKAKNICKFVYNHAWVLNLMRQYTGQKELARPGITRFATNFITLQSLIRNKAALRRMLVGEEWTSSSFATSAAGVDVADYIFDEPGFWTPCAEIVKVKFLSILISTLCFKF, from the exons ATGGTTGATGCCATTGCTATTTGTGGGGCGGGTTTCAAAGCCCCTTCTGATTCCGAGATAAGTGGCCCAATCTTGATAGAATCAGTGGCTGATGTAAAAGCCACATTAGGGGAACatcgagagatatggaagaagaagggttgcaccatcatgaccgaTGGTTGGACTGATAGGAGAAATCGGAcgctcctaaattttcttgtttcttctgcag GTGGCACCATGTTCATTAAGTCCATTGATGCTTCCGCACATTCTAAAAATGCCACTTACCTATGTGAGGTTATAGAGGAGGTCATATATGAAGTGGGCGAGGAGAATGTAGTACAAGTGGTGACcgataatgcagcaaattatgttgctgctggtaaacttttgatggagaggcacccatctatatttTGGTCTCCCTGTGctgcccattgcattgacctcatgttggaggacatTGCTAAGATTGCATGGATCAGGACATGTGTAGAgaaggcaaaaaatatttgcaaatttgtataCAATCATGCATGGGTCCTTAACTTAATGAGGCAATACACGGGGCAGaaggagttggctcgtcctggAATCACTAGATTTGCCACTAACTTCATCACACTGCAATCCTTGATTCGCAATAAGGCAGCTTTAAGACGTATgcttgttggtgaggagtggacttcctcatcctttGCTACGAGTGCTGCAGGAGTTGATGTTGCAGATTACATTTTTGATGAGCCAGGCTTTTGGACCCCTTGTGCTGAGATCGTGAAGGTAAAATTTTTAAGCATTCTAATCTCTACCTTatgttttaagttttaa